From Mus musculus strain C57BL/6J chromosome 8, GRCm38.p6 C57BL/6J, a single genomic window includes:
- the Enkd1 gene encoding enkurin domain-containing protein 1 isoform X1, giving the protein MCEGPSRISGPIPPDPTLCPDYYRRPASAQGRLEGNALKLDLLTSGRDLDSSPPRGPRIRPEAREILERGQRGVGDVLLQLGCISLGSGVSPKRKNPKDHEKENLRRIKEIQRRFQDQERSREQGQPKPLKALWRSPKYDNVESRVKARMKELGPTSVTEPAHFLRAHSRCGPGLPPSRASSPQLALPGPQAKGPGLGVDFISRNALAAKRAPRRHSRSLQVLAQVQEQQRQAQERYNATQKGHVPHYLLERRDLWRKEAEARQRSQPDPSMPPGHTLMPENQRLETLNNLLQSQSQLLRELVLLPAGADSLRAQGHRAELDRKLVQIEEAIKIFSRPKVFVKMDT; this is encoded by the exons ATGTGCGAGGGCCCGTCCCGCATCTCTGGACCCATCCCCCCAGACCCCACTCTCTGCCCGGACTACTACCGGCGGCCGGCCTCGG CCCAAGGACGCCTGGAAGGAAACGCGTTGAAGCTGGACCTGCTGACTTCAGGTCGGGACCTGGACTCCAGTCCTCCTCGTGGCCCTCGCATCAGGCCTGAAGCCCGAGAGATCCTAGAGCGTGGCCAGCGAGGCGTGGGGGACGTGCTGCTGCAACTGGGGTGCATCTCCCTCGGTTCGGGGGTCTCTCCTAAGA GGAAGAATCCAAAGGACCATGAGAAGGAAAACTTGAGGCGGATCAAAGAGATTCAGAGGCGCTTCCAAGACCAGGAACGCAGCCGGGAACAGGGTCAGCCTAAGCCACTGAAGGCACTGTGGCGCTCACCCAAGTATGACAATGTGGAGTCTCGAGTCAAGGCCAGGATGAAG GAGCTTGGCCCCACCTCTGTGACAGAACCTGCCCACTTTCTGCGGGCACACTCCCGCTGTGGCCCTGGGCTCCCACCATCCCGTGCCTCCAGTCCTCAGCTCGCCCTTCCAGGTCCCCAAGCTAAG GGACCCGGCCTAGGCGTGGATTTCATTAGTCGCAACGCCCTAGCTGCCAAGAGAGCCCCCCGGCGCCACTCCCGCTCCCTGCAGGTCCTTGCACAGGTTCAGGAACAGCAGCGCCAAGCCCAGGAGCGCTACAACGCCACGCAGAAAGGCCATGTGCCCCATTA CTTGTTGGAACGCAGGGACCTGTGGCGGAAGGAAGCGGAAGCTCGCCAGCGTAGCCAGCCAGACCCGTCCATGCCCCCGGGCCACACACTCATGCCTGAGAATCAGCGGCTGGAGACCCTGAACAATCTGCTACAAA GCCAGAGCCAGCTGCTACGTGAGCTAGTACTATTACCTGCTGGGGCAGACTCGCTGAGAGCCCAGGGTCATCGTGCTGAACTGGACCGGAAGTTGGTGCAAATAGAAGAGGCTATCAAGATCTTTTCCCGACCCAAAGTCTTTGTGAAGATGGATACCTAG
- the 4933405L10Rik gene encoding uncharacterized protein C16orf86 homolog isoform 2 (isoform 2 is encoded by transcript variant 2) codes for MASEGAKRQPETQNGAAVGLAQVAESLECPGTEECLVPAHETCRSPGEDKCPVGHSLEPELQEEGIKVGEEGLNAGVEAGEERGPKPTSSIVRPAHGPKRKSEVELPPGVLQKKEEPEGSHSESSLSSKQHKKAKKRKSGGAPVPPAVASASAPAAETLGLERKAQRLRPLYQYINYCNPELNQEEDGDREPEVEPEAELALVPEEPGVEQLQLQTLLPVAGELGLGLALPCPNPLVPLTHNLPPLVEEVGEEPGGLSSLRVSGSLKAEVDKTTQVDIDKMLSVCAAPLVPPLSPQYK; via the exons ATGGCCTCAGAAGGGGCCAAGAGGCAGCCAGAAACCCAGAATGGGGCAGCAGTAGGGTTAGCCCAGGTTGCAGAGAGCCTTGAG TGTCCAGGAACAGAAGAGTGTCTGGTGCCGGCACATGAGACCTGCAGGAGCCCAGGCGAAGACAAGTGTCCCGTGGGGCACAGCTTAGAGCCAGAGCTCCAggaggaaggaataaaggtggGAGAGGAAGGGCTCAATGCAGGGGTGGaagcaggagaggagagaggacccAAGCCTACGTCATCCATCGTGAGACCAGCTCATGGGCCCAAGAGAAA GTCAGAAGTTGAGCTGCCACCGGGGGTGCTGCAGAAGAAGGAGGAGCCAGAAGGCAGCCACAGTGAATCCTCACTGTCCTCGAAACAGCACAAAAAAGCCAAGAAACGCAAGAGTGGCGGGGCTCCTGTGCCGCCCGCTGTGGCCAGCGCATCCGCACCCGCCGCCGAGACCTTGGGGTTGGAGC GAAAAGCCCAGCGCCTGCGGCCACTGTACCAATACATCAACTACTGCAACCCAGAGCTGAATCAGGAGGAGGACGGGGACAGGGAGCCCGAGGTAGAGCCTGAGGCCGAGTTAGCACTGGTTCCCGAGGAGCCGGGCGTGGAACAGCTGCAGCTGCAGACCTTGCTGCCCGTGGCAGGTGAGCTGGGCTTAGGCCTTGCTTTACCCTGCCCTAATCCGTTAGTGCCACTGACCCATAATCTTCCTCCTCTGGTAGAGGAGGTTGGAGAGGAGCCTGGGGGTCTGTCTAGTCTGAGGGTGAGTGGCAGCCTCAAGGCTGAGGTGGATAAGACGACGCAAGTGGATATCGACAAGATGTTGAGTGTCTGTGCTGCCCCTCTTGTGCCCCCTCTATCCCCTCAGTACAAGTGA
- the 4933405L10Rik gene encoding uncharacterized protein C16orf86 homolog isoform 1 (isoform 1 is encoded by transcript variant 1), producing the protein MASEGAKRQPETQNGAAVGLAQVAESLECPGTEECLVPAHETCRSPGEDKCPVGHSLEPELQEEGIKVGEEGLNAGVEAGEERGPKPTSSIVRPAHGPKRKSEVELPPGVLQKKEEPEGSHSESSLSSKQHKKAKKRKSGGAPVPPAVASASAPAAETLGLEPFALPWVLAGKAQRLRPLYQYINYCNPELNQEEDGDREPEVEPEAELALVPEEPGVEQLQLQTLLPVAGELGLGLALPCPNPLVPLTHNLPPLVEEVGEEPGGLSSLRVSGSLKAEVDKTTQVDIDKMLSVCAAPLVPPLSPQYK; encoded by the exons ATGGCCTCAGAAGGGGCCAAGAGGCAGCCAGAAACCCAGAATGGGGCAGCAGTAGGGTTAGCCCAGGTTGCAGAGAGCCTTGAG TGTCCAGGAACAGAAGAGTGTCTGGTGCCGGCACATGAGACCTGCAGGAGCCCAGGCGAAGACAAGTGTCCCGTGGGGCACAGCTTAGAGCCAGAGCTCCAggaggaaggaataaaggtggGAGAGGAAGGGCTCAATGCAGGGGTGGaagcaggagaggagagaggacccAAGCCTACGTCATCCATCGTGAGACCAGCTCATGGGCCCAAGAGAAA GTCAGAAGTTGAGCTGCCACCGGGGGTGCTGCAGAAGAAGGAGGAGCCAGAAGGCAGCCACAGTGAATCCTCACTGTCCTCGAAACAGCACAAAAAAGCCAAGAAACGCAAGAGTGGCGGGGCTCCTGTGCCGCCCGCTGTGGCCAGCGCATCCGCACCCGCCGCCGAGACCTTGGGGTTGGAGC CCTTTGCTCTGCCTTGGGTTCTTGCAGGAAAAGCCCAGCGCCTGCGGCCACTGTACCAATACATCAACTACTGCAACCCAGAGCTGAATCAGGAGGAGGACGGGGACAGGGAGCCCGAGGTAGAGCCTGAGGCCGAGTTAGCACTGGTTCCCGAGGAGCCGGGCGTGGAACAGCTGCAGCTGCAGACCTTGCTGCCCGTGGCAGGTGAGCTGGGCTTAGGCCTTGCTTTACCCTGCCCTAATCCGTTAGTGCCACTGACCCATAATCTTCCTCCTCTGGTAGAGGAGGTTGGAGAGGAGCCTGGGGGTCTGTCTAGTCTGAGGGTGAGTGGCAGCCTCAAGGCTGAGGTGGATAAGACGACGCAAGTGGATATCGACAAGATGTTGAGTGTCTGTGCTGCCCCTCTTGTGCCCCCTCTATCCCCTCAGTACAAGTGA
- the Gfod2 gene encoding glucose-fructose oxidoreductase domain-containing protein 2 isoform 2 precursor (isoform 2 precursor is encoded by transcript variant 2), whose amino-acid sequence MKLLPGVGVFGTGSSARVLVPLLRAEGFTVEALWGKTEEEAKQLAEEMNITFYTSRTDDVLLHQDVDLVCINIPPPLTRQISVKALGIGKNVVCEKAATSMDAFRMVTASRYYPQLMSLVGNVLRFLPAFVRMKQLIAEHYVGAVMICDARIYSGSLLSPSYGWICDELMGGGGLHTMGTYIVDLLTHLTGQKAEKVHGLLKTFVRQNATIRGIRHVTSDDFCFFQMLMGGGVCSTVTLNFNMPGAFVHEVMVVGSAGRLVARGADLYGQKNSAAQEELLVRDSLAVGAGLPEQGPQDVPLLYLKGMVYMVQALRQSFQGQGDRRTWDRTPVSMAASFEDGLYMQSVVDAIKRSSRSGEWETVEMLAEEPDANQNLSETLQRNNL is encoded by the exons ATGAAGCTGCTCCCAGGAGTCGGTGTGTTCGGGACTGGCAGCTCAGCCCGGGTCCTGGTCCCGCTGCTGAGGGCAGAGGGCTTCACCGTGGAGGCCCTGTGGGGGAAGACTGAGGAAGAGGCAAAGCAGCTGGCCGAGGAGATGAACATCACCTTCTACACCAGCCGCACAGACGACGTCTTGCTGCATCAAGACGTAGACCTGGTCTGCATCAACATCCCACCTCCGCTCACCCGGCAGATATCCGTGAAGGCTCTAG GAATTGGGAAGAACGTGGTGTGTGAGAAGGCAGCGACATCCATGGACGCCTTCCGGATGGTGACCGCATCTCGCTACTACCCACAGCTGATGAGCTTGGTGGGGAACGTTCTGCGCTTCCTGCCTGCCTTCGTGCGCATGAAACAGCTCATTGCAGAGCACTACGTGGGTGCCGTGATGATCTGCGACGCTCGCATCTACTCCGGGAGCCTGCTCAGCCCCAGCTACGGCTGGATCTGTGACGAGCTTATGGGGGGCGGGGGCCTGCACACCATGGGTACCTATATCGTGGACCTGTTGACCCACTTGACTGGCCAGAAAGCCGAGAAGGTGCACGGGCTCCTCAAGACCTTTGTGAGGCAGAATGCCACCATCCGTGGCATCCGCCATGTCACCAGTGATGACTTCTGTTTTTTCCAGATGCTCATGGGTGGGGGGGTATGCAGCACAGTGACCCTCAACTTCAACATGCCAGGTGCCTTTGTGCATGAGGTCATGGTAGTGGGCTCCGCAGGGCGCCTTGTTGCCCGGGGAGCTGACCTCTATGGGCAGAAGAACTCTGCTGCACAGGAGGAGCTGCTGGTGAGAGACTCTCTGGCTGTGGGCGCAGGGCTCCCTGAGCAAGGTCCCCAGGATGTCCCACTGCTTTACTTGAAAGGTATGGTCTATATGGTTCAGGCCTTGCGTCAGTCCTTCCAGGGGCAGGGGGATCGCCGTACCTGGGACCGCACCCCTGTCTCTATGGCTGCCTCATTCGAGGACGGACTGTATATGCAGAGCGTGGTAGATGCTATTAAAAGGTCCAGCCGGTCTGGGGAGTGGGAGACTGTGGAGATGCTGGCAGAGGAGCCAGATGCCAACCAGAATCTAAGTGAAACACTTCAGCGGAACAACCTGTGA
- the Gfod2 gene encoding glucose-fructose oxidoreductase domain-containing protein 2 isoform X1, which translates to MKLLPGVGVFGTGSSARVLVPLLRAEGFTVEALWGKTEEEAKQLAEEMNITFYTSRTDDVLLHQDVDLVCINIPPPLTRQISVKALAPVVKLQLSGEEQEVEGDPGLTSLDAVTPYSTGAPCCSRKGIGKNVVCEKAATSMDAFRMVTASRYYPQLMSLVGNVLRFLPAFVRMKQLIAEHYVGAVMICDARIYSGSLLSPSYGWICDELMGGGGLHTMGTYIVDLLTHLTGQKAEKVHGLLKTFVRQNATIRGIRHVTSDDFCFFQMLMGGGVCSTVTLNFNMPGAFVHEVMVVGSAGRLVARGADLYGQKNSAAQEELLVRDSLAVGAGLPEQGPQDVPLLYLKGMVYMVQALRQSFQGQGDRRTWDRTPVSMAASFEDGLYMQSVVDAIKRSSRSGEWETVEMLAEEPDANQNLSETLQRNNL; encoded by the exons ATGAAGCTGCTCCCAGGAGTCGGTGTGTTCGGGACTGGCAGCTCAGCCCGGGTCCTGGTCCCGCTGCTGAGGGCAGAGGGCTTCACCGTGGAGGCCCTGTGGGGGAAGACTGAGGAAGAGGCAAAGCAGCTGGCCGAGGAGATGAACATCACCTTCTACACCAGCCGCACAGACGACGTCTTGCTGCATCAAGACGTAGACCTGGTCTGCATCAACATCCCACCTCCGCTCACCCGGCAGATATCCGTGAAGGCTCTAG CACCTGTTGTGAAGCTTCAGTTGTCTGGAGAAGAGCAGGAAGTGGAAGGGGATCCTGGCCTGACATCACTGGACGCAGTGACGCCATATTCTACGGGTGCTCCTTGCTGTAGCAGAAAGG GAATTGGGAAGAACGTGGTGTGTGAGAAGGCAGCGACATCCATGGACGCCTTCCGGATGGTGACCGCATCTCGCTACTACCCACAGCTGATGAGCTTGGTGGGGAACGTTCTGCGCTTCCTGCCTGCCTTCGTGCGCATGAAACAGCTCATTGCAGAGCACTACGTGGGTGCCGTGATGATCTGCGACGCTCGCATCTACTCCGGGAGCCTGCTCAGCCCCAGCTACGGCTGGATCTGTGACGAGCTTATGGGGGGCGGGGGCCTGCACACCATGGGTACCTATATCGTGGACCTGTTGACCCACTTGACTGGCCAGAAAGCCGAGAAGGTGCACGGGCTCCTCAAGACCTTTGTGAGGCAGAATGCCACCATCCGTGGCATCCGCCATGTCACCAGTGATGACTTCTGTTTTTTCCAGATGCTCATGGGTGGGGGGGTATGCAGCACAGTGACCCTCAACTTCAACATGCCAGGTGCCTTTGTGCATGAGGTCATGGTAGTGGGCTCCGCAGGGCGCCTTGTTGCCCGGGGAGCTGACCTCTATGGGCAGAAGAACTCTGCTGCACAGGAGGAGCTGCTGGTGAGAGACTCTCTGGCTGTGGGCGCAGGGCTCCCTGAGCAAGGTCCCCAGGATGTCCCACTGCTTTACTTGAAAGGTATGGTCTATATGGTTCAGGCCTTGCGTCAGTCCTTCCAGGGGCAGGGGGATCGCCGTACCTGGGACCGCACCCCTGTCTCTATGGCTGCCTCATTCGAGGACGGACTGTATATGCAGAGCGTGGTAGATGCTATTAAAAGGTCCAGCCGGTCTGGGGAGTGGGAGACTGTGGAGATGCTGGCAGAGGAGCCAGATGCCAACCAGAATCTAAGTGAAACACTTCAGCGGAACAACCTGTGA
- the Gfod2 gene encoding glucose-fructose oxidoreductase domain-containing protein 2 isoform 3 (isoform 3 is encoded by transcript variant 5) has product MISVLWTAQGSGCLGGIGKNVVCEKAATSMDAFRMVTASRYYPQLMSLVGNVLRFLPAFVRMKQLIAEHYVGAVMICDARIYSGSLLSPSYGWICDELMGGGGLHTMGTYIVDLLTHLTGQKAEKVHGLLKTFVRQNATIRGIRHVTSDDFCFFQMLMGGGVCSTVTLNFNMPGAFVHEVMVVGSAGRLVARGADLYGQKNSAAQEELLVRDSLAVGAGLPEQGPQDVPLLYLKGMVYMVQALRQSFQGQGDRRTWDRTPVSMAASFEDGLYMQSVVDAIKRSSRSGEWETVEMLAEEPDANQNLSETLQRNNL; this is encoded by the exons ATGATAAGTGTTCTGTGGACGGCTCAAGGGTCAGGGTGCTTGGGAG GAATTGGGAAGAACGTGGTGTGTGAGAAGGCAGCGACATCCATGGACGCCTTCCGGATGGTGACCGCATCTCGCTACTACCCACAGCTGATGAGCTTGGTGGGGAACGTTCTGCGCTTCCTGCCTGCCTTCGTGCGCATGAAACAGCTCATTGCAGAGCACTACGTGGGTGCCGTGATGATCTGCGACGCTCGCATCTACTCCGGGAGCCTGCTCAGCCCCAGCTACGGCTGGATCTGTGACGAGCTTATGGGGGGCGGGGGCCTGCACACCATGGGTACCTATATCGTGGACCTGTTGACCCACTTGACTGGCCAGAAAGCCGAGAAGGTGCACGGGCTCCTCAAGACCTTTGTGAGGCAGAATGCCACCATCCGTGGCATCCGCCATGTCACCAGTGATGACTTCTGTTTTTTCCAGATGCTCATGGGTGGGGGGGTATGCAGCACAGTGACCCTCAACTTCAACATGCCAGGTGCCTTTGTGCATGAGGTCATGGTAGTGGGCTCCGCAGGGCGCCTTGTTGCCCGGGGAGCTGACCTCTATGGGCAGAAGAACTCTGCTGCACAGGAGGAGCTGCTGGTGAGAGACTCTCTGGCTGTGGGCGCAGGGCTCCCTGAGCAAGGTCCCCAGGATGTCCCACTGCTTTACTTGAAAGGTATGGTCTATATGGTTCAGGCCTTGCGTCAGTCCTTCCAGGGGCAGGGGGATCGCCGTACCTGGGACCGCACCCCTGTCTCTATGGCTGCCTCATTCGAGGACGGACTGTATATGCAGAGCGTGGTAGATGCTATTAAAAGGTCCAGCCGGTCTGGGGAGTGGGAGACTGTGGAGATGCTGGCAGAGGAGCCAGATGCCAACCAGAATCTAAGTGAAACACTTCAGCGGAACAACCTGTGA
- the Gfod2 gene encoding glucose-fructose oxidoreductase domain-containing protein 2 isoform X3 — protein sequence MDAFRMVTASRYYPQLMSLVGNVLRFLPAFVRMKQLIAEHYVGAVMICDARIYSGSLLSPSYGWICDELMGGGGLHTMGTYIVDLLTHLTGQKAEKVHGLLKTFVRQNATIRGIRHVTSDDFCFFQMLMGGGVCSTVTLNFNMPGAFVHEVMVVGSAGRLVARGADLYGQKNSAAQEELLVRDSLAVGAGLPEQGPQDVPLLYLKGMVYMVQALRQSFQGQGDRRTWDRTPVSMAASFEDGLYMQSVVDAIKRSSRSGEWETVEMLAEEPDANQNLSETLQRNNL from the coding sequence ATGGACGCCTTCCGGATGGTGACCGCATCTCGCTACTACCCACAGCTGATGAGCTTGGTGGGGAACGTTCTGCGCTTCCTGCCTGCCTTCGTGCGCATGAAACAGCTCATTGCAGAGCACTACGTGGGTGCCGTGATGATCTGCGACGCTCGCATCTACTCCGGGAGCCTGCTCAGCCCCAGCTACGGCTGGATCTGTGACGAGCTTATGGGGGGCGGGGGCCTGCACACCATGGGTACCTATATCGTGGACCTGTTGACCCACTTGACTGGCCAGAAAGCCGAGAAGGTGCACGGGCTCCTCAAGACCTTTGTGAGGCAGAATGCCACCATCCGTGGCATCCGCCATGTCACCAGTGATGACTTCTGTTTTTTCCAGATGCTCATGGGTGGGGGGGTATGCAGCACAGTGACCCTCAACTTCAACATGCCAGGTGCCTTTGTGCATGAGGTCATGGTAGTGGGCTCCGCAGGGCGCCTTGTTGCCCGGGGAGCTGACCTCTATGGGCAGAAGAACTCTGCTGCACAGGAGGAGCTGCTGGTGAGAGACTCTCTGGCTGTGGGCGCAGGGCTCCCTGAGCAAGGTCCCCAGGATGTCCCACTGCTTTACTTGAAAGGTATGGTCTATATGGTTCAGGCCTTGCGTCAGTCCTTCCAGGGGCAGGGGGATCGCCGTACCTGGGACCGCACCCCTGTCTCTATGGCTGCCTCATTCGAGGACGGACTGTATATGCAGAGCGTGGTAGATGCTATTAAAAGGTCCAGCCGGTCTGGGGAGTGGGAGACTGTGGAGATGCTGGCAGAGGAGCCAGATGCCAACCAGAATCTAAGTGAAACACTTCAGCGGAACAACCTGTGA